The Argopecten irradians isolate NY chromosome 4, Ai_NY, whole genome shotgun sequence genome has a window encoding:
- the LOC138322419 gene encoding uncharacterized protein: MRGVIIAVAVVACCVVAARAEAYGNYGSGLSSTYLQKGHVNQYSTGGYTKAYSSYPSYSGYSGYGKKSGVKKQQIIWNPAFSLPPSPVLPEDDTIFGGDGTLLMLVLVGFLLLRNSNSAA; encoded by the exons ATGAGAGGAGTAATAATTGCCGTGGCCGTTGTGGCCTGTTGTGTTGTTGCGGCCAGAGCCGAGGCGTATGGTAACTATGGCAGCGGACTGAGCAGTACCTACTTACAGAAAGGTCACGTGAACCAGTACAGTACTGGGGGATATACTAAGGCCTACTCCTCATACCCAAGTTATTCTGGGTATTCCGGGTATGGAAAAAAATCCGGAGTGAAGAAACAACAGATCATCTGGAACCCCGCTTTCTCCTTACCTCCATCCCCAGTTTTACCCGAGGATGACACCATTTTTGGTGGCGACGGAACTCTAT TGATGCTGGTTTTGGTGGGATTCCTCCTCCTCCGTAACTCCAACTCTGCTGCTTAA
- the LOC138322420 gene encoding uncharacterized protein, whose amino-acid sequence MAVHRVLAISCLERLHQHTSCCGIGTDTNSLFYIPSRHRKFCTVYKSHTFHKLVSILQLAVKYSVKMRTASVTLFVVVVALGLSACLGQDDFFDDDNGYYGGYPGYSVGGYPSFSYGGGMTYGYGKGYGMGYGKGYGKGYGKGHGKVVETVVRAPYAAPMMPPPAPAFGAGAAFAEDEGLFGVGNGWVLLLLLLPFLLSNNNGGLLG is encoded by the exons ATGGCAGTCCATAGGGTGCTTGCCATTAGCTGTCTGGAGCGATTGCATCAGCATACGTCATGTTGTGGAATCGGTACGGACACCAACAgtttgttctacattccttcgCGACACCGGAAGTTCTGTACTGTGTATAAAAGCCACACATTTCATAAACTCGTCAGTATTTTGCAGCTCGCCGTAAA GTATTCAGTCAAAATGAGAACTGCCAGCGTAACCCTTTTCGTCGTCGTCGTCGCCCTAGGCCTCAGCGCCTGTCTGGGACAGGATGATTTCTTTGATGATGATAACGGTTACTACGGCGGGTACCCCGGGTATTCGGTGGGTGGATACCCCTCATTCTCATACGGAGGAGGAATGACCTACGGATACGGAAAGGGATACGGAATGGGTTACGGAAAGGGATACGGAAAGGGATACGGAAAGGGACACGGAAAGGTTGTTGAGACAGTTGTGAGGGCCCCATACGCCGCCCCCATGATGCCCCCACCCGCTCCTGCTTTCGGTGCTGGCGCTGCTTTTGCTGAAGACGAAGGACTTTTCGGCGTTGGAAACGGATGGG TGCTGTTGCTTCTTCTGCTCCCATTCCTGCTCAGCAACAACAATGGAGGTCTCCTCGGATAG
- the LOC138322421 gene encoding uncharacterized protein produces the protein MKSFSATLIAAIFCLGLTACLADEFDDFSHQYQSMHYPQYSSGYVSGVSSGIGMSHGYHGYEKGHGYGNGYGKGHGYGNGYGKGYVEETIVRTPVMPMPMGLPPTGVAQAGSGLFDGENTQIGILLFVVFILPLLFNGSNGLLG, from the exons ATGAAGAGCTTTTCCGCCACATTGATCGCCGCCATCTTCTGCCTCGGCCTCACCGCATGTTTGGCTGACGAATTCGATGACTTCAGTCATCAGTATCAGTCAATGCATTATCCACAATACAGTTCCGGATATGTCTCCGGTGTATCATCTGGAATTGGCATGAGCCATGGATACCATGGATACGAAAAAGGCCATGGATACGGAAACGGATACGGAAAAGGCCATGGATACGGAAACGGATACGGAAAAGGATACGTCGAGGAGACCATTGTTCGTACCCCAGTGATGCCGATGCCAATGGGACTCCCACCCACAGGTGTGGCACAAGCTGGAAGTGGTCTGTTTGACGGCGAAAATACACAGATTGGAATTCTCT TATTCGTTGTCTTTATCCTCCCACTCCTCTTTAACGGAAGCAATGGTCTTCTGGGATAG